From Vicia villosa cultivar HV-30 ecotype Madison, WI unplaced genomic scaffold, Vvil1.0 ctg.000591F_1_1_2_unsc, whole genome shotgun sequence, the proteins below share one genomic window:
- the LOC131629684 gene encoding F-box/kelch-repeat protein At3g06240-like, translated as MSKKSVHLPQDLIIEILLRLAVKALLRCKCVCVHKTIPASPIVFNNSNLDISLYGFAYDHSTDDYLIILASTDRRSCDYYLVSTIIYFEIFSLRANKWKLTEIDFQVILYFECDAEVGLLWNDSIHWTAYNDHTNRDVIIAFDFKESRMSEIALPYGFHGNDYNLLVLDGLISAWVVEMHMVKIWVMKKYAVHSSWTKILEFSVDHALHRSLSMVCFTNCGDIIGRDEEGGLMKFNDKGQLLEHHSRPKSIDSTYRFQMPLYTELYTESLLSLPYIVLL; from the exons ATGTCGAAGAAGAGCGTTCATCTTCCTCAGGATCTGATCATTGAAATTCTGTTGAGATTGGCTGTGAAGGCTCTTCTGCGATGCAAATGCGTAT GTGTCCATAAAACAATACCTGCCTCTCCTATTGTCTTCAACAATTCCAATCTTGACATTTCTCTTTATGGTTTTGCGTATGACCATTCAACTGATGATTACTTGATAATTTTGGCTTCCACCGATCGCCGTTCTTGTGATTATTATCTGGTATCTACTATTATTTACTTTGAGATTTTCTCATTGAGAGCTAATAAGTGGAAACTTACTGAGATTGATTTTCAAGTGATCCTTTACTTTGAATGTGATGCTGAAGTCGGTTTACTCTGGAATGATTCTATTCATTGGACGGCTTATAATGATCATACCAATAGGGATGTTATTATTGCCTTTGATTTCAAGGAAAGCAGAATGTCAGAGATAGCTCTGCCATATGGTTTTCATGGTAACGACTACAATTTGCTGGTACTTGACGGACTCATCAGTGCATGGGTTGTGGAAATGCATATGGTTAAGATATGGGTGATGAAAAAATATGCAGTGCATTCGTCTTGGACTAAGATTCTTGAattttctgttgatcatgctttGCATCGTTCTTTATCCATGGTATGCTTTACAAATTGTGGTGATATAATTGGAAGAGATGAGGAAGGTGGATTGATGAAGTTTAATGACAAAGGACAGCTGCTGGAGCATCACTCTCGTCCCAAGAGCATCGACTCAACATACAGATTCCAAATGCCGTTGTATACAGAGTTGTATACAGAGTCTCTGCTTTCACTCCCATACATAGTATTGCTTTGA